The following coding sequences are from one Oncorhynchus nerka isolate Pitt River linkage group LG6, Oner_Uvic_2.0, whole genome shotgun sequence window:
- the ppp1r3g gene encoding protein phosphatase 1 regulatory subunit 3G, whose product MSDSALLRDSKQCSPNSGGTMLSGSEDEPTENGDEDLEDGLIEPPEMYKKDRRRAKSLPAYPEQAMLFEEIANNGRKRVKFADSMGLDLASVKHFSTAEDPKIPSKVLSRLQSFLPQPQDREYTIGDLCVNFKSTLTTNRLIPTFKMPVEADDFETKVLQRHVHLEKVTITQFDIRGQIRTNTQNCCKREVGVRYTFNEWLSFVNAQAIPMSFDENTVGERYTFTMYTPPFLDPSSSVHFAVYTRNDQGEFWDNNHGQNYTLKYHCAGMPTYESAAFHAT is encoded by the coding sequence ATGTCCGATTCAGCCCTCCTGCGTGATTCCAAGCAGTGTTCTCCAAATTCAGGGGGAACCATGCTATCAGGGAGTGAAGATGAGCCAACGGAGAATGGTGACGAGGACTTGGAAGATGGCTTAATCGAACCACCAGAAATGTATAAGAAAGACAGGCGAAGGGCGAAATCTCTGCCCGCATATCCGGAGCAGGCTATGCTTTTTGAAGAAATAGCCAATAACGGCCGAAAACGGGTGAAGTTCGCAGACTCCATGGGGCTAGATTTAGCAAGCGTGAAGCACTTCAGCACAGCAGAAGACCCGAAAATCCCTTCCAAGGTTTTGTCGAGATTGCAGAGCTTTCTCCCTCAACCACAGGACCGAGAGTATACAATCGGGGACCTGTGCGTAAACTTTAAATCTACCTTGACCACGAACCGTCTCATCCCAACTTTCAAGATGCCAGTTGAGGCTGATGATTTTGAAACCAAGGTATTGCAGCGGCACGTCCACCTGGAGAAGGTGACCATCACTCAGTTTGACATCCGTGGGCAGATTCGGACGAATACACAAAACTGTTGCAAGAGGGAAGTTGGTGTGAGGTACACATTCAACGAGTGGCTCTCTTTCGTGAACGCGCAGGCGATACCCATGTCTTTCGATGAGAATACAGTCGGTGAGCGCTACACATTTACCATGTACACGCCTCCATTCCTAGACCCATCTTCCTCTGTGCACTTCGCCGTGTACACCAGGAATGACCAGGGCGAGTTTTGGGATAACAACCATGGACAAAACTATACCTTGAAGTATCACTGTGCAGGTATGCCGACCTACGAGAGCGCAGCATTCCATGCCACCTGA
- the LOC115130426 gene encoding cytochrome b5, whose amino-acid sequence MEDKGENGQAVKYYRLSEIEEQNTFKSTWIIINFNVYDVTKFLEEHPGGEEVLREQAGGDATESFEDVGHSSDAKEMAANMVIGELHPDDRSKMAKPSVSLATTIEETSSWWTNWLIPCLAAAVITVMYRMYTSVEQ is encoded by the exons ATGGAGGATAAAGGGGAGAACGGACAAGCTGTAAAATACTACCGACTGTCAGAAATCGAGGAACAGAATACGTTCAAGAGTACATGGATTATAATCAATTTTAACGTCTACGATGTCACCAAATTTCTGGAAGAG cacCCAGGTGGAGAGGAGGTCTTGAGGGAACAGGCGGGCGGCGATGCCACGGAGAGCTTTGAAGACGTCGGGCACTCATCGGATGCCAAGGAGATGGCTGCCAACATGGTCATTGGAGAACTGCATCCA GATGATCGGTCAAAGATGGCCAAACCTTCA GTGTCACTTGCCACCACAATCGAGGAAACCTCAAG TTGGTGGACAAACTGGTTGATCCCCTGTTTGGCCGCGGCAGTTATCACAGTTATGTACCGCATGTACACGTCTGTGGAGCAGTGA